Below is a window of Epinephelus fuscoguttatus linkage group LG12, E.fuscoguttatus.final_Chr_v1 DNA.
GCCTGGATTAAGATCTCTACCTGATAAGTGTGTTGACTTTGGCGACGTCAATGTCATACAACTTCTTGACAGCGTGTttaatctggtgtttgtttgCCTTGACGTCCACGATGAACACAAGTGTGTTGTTGTCCTCAATCTTCTTCATGGCGGACTCTGTTGTCAAGGGGAACTTGATGATGGCATAGTGATCCAAcctacaggaaaaaaaatatgtattaggccaaaaaaacaaaagccatcACATTTTTCTGGTCCACAGTCCATGAAACAGGCCTGTTAATATTTACACGAACACAACATAGCATACACACGCCTTGGCTTGTTCTCATGTAATGACTTGTTTTACTTTGGTGCATCAGTAATTTATAAAGCTGGAATCATGCTTTTTCATACTTTGATCGCTTAAACCATCATGTGCACCAGGTTTCATCTCTGTATTTTTCAGCAGCATGCACTCATTGACTGTCACTCACTTGTTCCTGCGAGGAGCACTCTTGCGAGGATACTTGGGCTGTCTGCGGAGACGGAGGGTTTTAGGGCGACGGAAGGTGGGAGAAGtcctcatcttcttcttcctctggcTGTGTACGCCCTTGAGCACAGCCTTCTTGGCCTTGAGAGCCTTTGACTTGGCCTCAGTCTTGGCAGGGACAGcttaaacagagaaaaaacaccagttaaatttattcacaaacaaacaaacaaaaaaaaagagttaaaaaacacaagtacaaTTCATGAGACTAAATGAAGATGTGCAGTGGGACACCCCAATATGTTATTTAAAGCTTAAGAATAGGGGCCCAGACATAAAAGCAAATGTTATTTAAAATATGACTACTAACACAATGTCTAGATTTATGAAGAAAAAGGTGCATGTATTATGCCGGTACATTTGCAACCTACAAACCTAAAACGATCCAAGAACCTAGAAACCAAATAACCCTAATGCCAACTACAAAACGACTGCAGGTCAGCTTGTTCATGCTCCTCCAATTTGTAATTTGGTAATGAGCTACAAGACATTTTGATAAATGCTGAAAACAGTACCATCATGCCATGTTGTTATAATTAACTCCACTAAAATGAGTCCTTAGATGAGGTTTATAGCTGACCCGAGTTTGCTACTCCCTTTACCAAGTGTCATCAGAAGAGCTTTATTTGCACTGACACGCTGATACAGTACAATATTCACATCTGTATATCAGATCAAGCAGACCTCTGTCTAaatcacaataaataaattgtgtgAACATATCACTAAAGCACATTTTCCAGAATTAGGTGTTTTAAAGTTAAATAGCGACAAATGTATACACATCAGTTTCCACATAATTGGTGATAGTTTCAACTCACTATTTTACATATTATAACCACTGATATGTTCAACTAACTCACCCAAATAGCCAAAGTTTTACACACTGCATGTAGCTTTCTTCCAAGAAACAGTAACTTAAACTATCACGTGTAACTAGCGTActgaaacatttcaaacaccGCCAAGGTGCCGCATGTGCTAACATCATATCAACAGCTAATCCACGAACCTGTTACACAATAACGTTTGACGTTAACTAGCCAAGACATATCTATAATACTGTATGAAGATATTAGGGCAGAATAACATCGTTAGATTATAAATAGACAGCGTTCAGTGAGCAGCGCCAACGCTAAAATGCTaagtttagcttagcatcacGCTCTGAGATACATGCCGGAGAGACAGGCTGCGTTATCTGCATATACAGGTAGTTGCCACCAATATGGTGAGGATATTTAAACCACTGACAATATACTTCTATAAAAGACTGTATGATGGAATCAGTACACAACACTAACATTAGCTGATAAATACACAACGTCCAATATGCAGCGTCAAcgctaacatgctaatattagccTAGCATCATGCTCCGGGATACATGCCGGAGAGACGGGCTGCGTTAACTACATATTTAGGTAGTTGACAGCGATATAGTGAGGAAATTTAAACCACTGTCGGTTTATCCACACATTTAAGGCGCGTCTAATGAGCCTTAGATGCTATACTGGTGTAATTATTAAGAATTATTCACTTAAAATCATAAGGTTGACAAACCTTCCTTCTTCACCTTCGGTGCCATGTTGAGAAAGGAAGGCTGTACGGGGTTTCCTGCAGTATAATGCATGGGCGAGATCTCGCTGCATATGTATCGCGATAGCTAAGGAAATGGAACTGAATCCAGACGATCAGTGATTTTTACCATGTGTAttgtaaaaatgataataataataataattataaacatCATAATCATAAGTTAATTTTACATTAATgccataaaagtaaaaagattTCCCCTTTCGTGTCAACTTTTACATCTTTTAAAGCTCAGCAACAGTCAGAGCCTATAACTCCCAATGCGCACAAACTCACCAAACAGATAATTCTTAACCGAAATAAGTGTCTTTCATCTTACCCCAGAAGATTATAGATTAACATATAAACTATTTGTTAACCCCACTGTTAATCAGTCAACGTTGGAGTGATAATCTTTTGTCTTCCCAAAAGCTATTTGAATATTActcatcactcactcactcactcactcactcaggtCACTTTACCTTTCTTTAAACTAAACAGTTTGCACCTCTGTACGTTTATTTATAGTCTTGCTAAGCATATACATTTTACCACAGCACATTCCTGTTATATTCTACGTAGGCCTACTCATGCTGATTTATTTCACCTACAtcatgttttattatattttaccTTTTATTATAACTTACAATATCCTTATATTCATGCATCTTTTTCTTCTACTTGTGtgattttacctttttttaacatacatACTTAAATTGCATTGTTGGAGGGAGCCTGTGACTCTAGTATTTCAATGGCAACGTCTGCTCTCGTAATTGTTCATTTGACAATGAAGAACCTTGAACCTTGAATATAGCACCATATTTGGTTATGTTAAAACAAGAAGGCTGTGAAAGCGTatgattgttttatttgttgaatATGGCACTGTATATTCCCACAatgtgttgctttgtttttatttgcttgTTTCATTAAAAATTGCCGCTCTGAAGCAACTCTTGCAGATTGGCACTTTTTATTgctaatataatttatttttgaagGTATTTTCTTAATTATACTGTAGGTATAAAAAGTATCGCTAAGATGCAAAATCATCCAATTTTCTTTCCATTAAGCCATCACATGAAGTACAATTTATCTGTTCAATAGTCTGAATATTTTTCTGATCAGGTCCAGTGAGCTGTGTCAAGGGTAAAATTCTGATGTCAAGTAATGAATGTATATTATATTGTTTTCACATCTCTCTCACAATTGCCTTTAATTGCAGTTTCATTTATGTTACAAATAGTTTAAAACTTTCagaatgttaaatattaaatcaatgTCAGAAGTTACAAGTGAGCAATTGTAACTGATTAagaaacacaataacacaaaaatgtGTAAACCTGTTTATTTTATACTCCGATATTACAAAGCACAAATGTGAAAATTGGCAGTAGATCagtcaaataaaatacaaaaaaaaaaaaatccacatccATCTCCGAATCAGTCTGCTTGTTCCACTCATCTTTGTTTGTCTTGTGGCTTATTTTTCTTCCCCTTTTTTCTGGTGGACAAAGTTAACGAACAAAGAAAAGAGCATTTTGTCATGTCATATTTCTGAAGCACACGATCAGATTAAATGTCAGTTATGGCATTAAACAGATCGTTAGACAATGATGTATATTAgcaataatactaataatacttacttttttaatttggctCCAGAAGAATCTGACCCCATCTTCTGAGATGTCTTCTTGTGCTTTTCTCCTCCcccttctgtctgttttttatttttgttcttcaGCCCCTGTCCTTTgggcttcttttcctttttatgctgctgcactgctgtttgAGTTCCACCTTCTcctttctgcttcttttctttctgtcctttATTTGGTGCGTTGCCTTTCTTCTTCATTAAGAAGCGAGGAGTCGTGCAAATGGTACTTCTCTTGGGAGGTTTCTTCTCAAGTCTCCGCTTCACTTTGctacaaacagacaaatacagATGAACTCTTACTGTCATATTACAAAAATGAGACTGATCAGTTAAAGcaagaaataaaagcaaaaatgtgttttaatatatTCATTATTGTGGAATCTATCTCCTTTACCTGTGTATCTTCTTGAAGCCAATCATGTAGTCGGGTACAGGGCAGCCAGCTTGTTTTATGACATTGGCGATGCTGTTGGAAACAgatgcagagagaaagagattcAGAGAAATATGTAGATTGTAGAAAATTTTGGAAGCTTGCAATACTAAGTGTTCTGCCTCCATTCGTGTTCTTTGCTTTCAGCTACTTGGCCGACACCGTGAGGGAGGTAACACTACCTACCGTTAGTTTATAAGCCCCTGAAAGCTTATGGTCATAGACATTTACCTCATAGCAGTGACGTCATGTTTGGCCTCGTGCTAGTTACCATCAAACATAACATCTGATGACCTGTCTGCCTCACCTGAAATTTGCTGTGTTATCAAACTTTGATTTAAACTAATTTTCCAGagtcaaacacaaaaacaagctgTACATGTTTCACAGCAAAGGACGTCAGTTTGCACTTTTTGCATCCATGTACCTGCGCAGCAGGGGCTTATCATTTTCTGTGAAGAAGGTGATGGCCTTCCCCTGATGTCCAGCTCTACCTGTCCGACCTGAGGAGCAGCAAAAAGAATGATATATGAGGAAACCAATgagcagacaggaagagataggGGAGAAATACATCAATCGATACATAtaattgacatttttgttgttatgaAAGATAtaactatgcaggattttcctaaaaaaacatGTATAGACTTGTACAGAGCTAATCcttctcaatcatcacttatgacccactagaggtgtgtggtgatgtattttccagcagagactctgtcctctgcctgtatttattcatgtattttctGTGCTCAGGATGTTTATGAGTGTGTACCATCATAGCACTCAGTGCCAGACAGTAAGCAGCAGACATCCAAGAGACCCAGCGAAGAAAAAAACGCAAATATAGCGAGGCGAAAtgccaaatgagagtgaatctagGGTTGCCTGCTGagcatgtttacaaacagtaactgacaatcctcCATAGTGTACCTTAAATCGATTAATCATCCCTGATACAGGATGATCTTATCGTGAAACGACTGATTATAAATACAAACTAACCAATCCGGTGGATGTACTCCACAGCGCTGGTGGGGAAGTCGTAGTTCAGCACGAGGTTGACTCCTTTGAAGTCGATTCCTCTGGCGAGCAGAGCCGTGCAGATCAACACCCAAATCTTACCGGAGCGAAAACTGTTCACCACGTTGTCCCTCTGAAACAGAGAAGCCACGGAGCATGAGTACAAGTTTGCACTTCAGTGACAAATACAGGACTTTTGATACAGTGCATTAAGTGTCTGAACGTACCTGCTGCTGTGTGCGGTCGGCATGGATCACATCCACATTGATGCCTTCATATACCAACTCATGGAAAAGCTCCCGTGCTCGGTCTATAGACTGCACAAACACCAGCATGGGAGGAAGGAAACCCTGAAAATAGCAAAGAGGAAATCCTCTCATTTAATCATCTTAG
It encodes the following:
- the rpl23a gene encoding 60S ribosomal protein L23a, yielding MHYTAGNPVQPSFLNMAPKVKKEAVPAKTEAKSKALKAKKAVLKGVHSQRKKKMRTSPTFRRPKTLRLRRQPKYPRKSAPRRNKLDHYAIIKFPLTTESAMKKIEDNNTLVFIVDVKANKHQIKHAVKKLYDIDVAKVNTLIRPDGEKKAYVRLAPDYDALDVANKIGII